One Sporosarcina sp. ANT_H38 genomic window, TATATTGCCTTATTATAACGCAAGGTACCATTCTAATACTCGTGAAATGCCAAGATCAACGAGTCCGAAGTAGACTGCCATGAAAACGACTGTCGAAAGAACAACAATTGTGTAACGTGTCAATTCTTTGCGTCTCGGCCAGCTGACTTTTCTCATTTCCGAAACAACGTCTTTGAAAAAACCAATTAACTTGCTCATTATACCGTAGACCTCCGAATATAAGTATGATTCTGCTCCCAAACAAACTACTTTATGCAGTTTGTTTGTGCAAAGTATGTGTATTGCAATGCCTGCAAAATTTCTTGAGTGACAAACGTTCTGTTGGCTTATCTTTACGTGCAGGCACCGAATAGTTTCGTGATCCGCATGTATCGCAACTTAAAATAATTTTTTGAGACATTCCCTCACCCTTTACGACTCATTATTCCTATTCGAAAAGAGCCAAGGCAACACATGTTTAAGTGCGCGAGGAGCGGAGTTGAAAGTTGAAAAATAGCGAAGCCGCCTTATGCCCCGGACTTCTTGAACATCTTCTCATAGTCTTGTTAAATCGTACCATCTACCATTCATGATGTCAATACGAGGAAAATGGATGATTAGCGTACTATCTCGATTTGCATATAACGCTCGAGTTTACGCTTTATCCGTTGAAGCGCATTGTCAACAGACTTAACTTGCCTGTTCAGCTCCTCAGAAATTTCTTGGTAAGACTGTCCGTCTAGGTAAAGTGCCAGCACTTGTTTTTCAAGACTGCTTAGTACTTTGTTCATTTCATCTTCCATCTGAACAAAATCTTCCCTGTGAATCATAAGCCCTTCAGGATCATCCAACACTGGTCCAGCGATTACGTCGAGTAATGTGCGGTCTGACTCTTCGTCAAATACAGGCTTGTCCAATGATACAGACGTATTTAGCGGGATATGCTTCTGTCTTGTCGCAG contains:
- the secE gene encoding preprotein translocase subunit SecE, whose product is MSKLIGFFKDVVSEMRKVSWPRRKELTRYTIVVLSTVVFMAVYFGLVDLGISRVLEWYLAL
- the rpmG gene encoding 50S ribosomal protein L33 produces the protein MSQKIILSCDTCGSRNYSVPARKDKPTERLSLKKFCRHCNTHTLHKQTA
- the sigH gene encoding RNA polymerase sporulation sigma factor SigH, whose product is MVEKTYVEGNILDFTGLSDGEVIAIIHEGSTDALNFLIRKYQSFVRLKARSYFLIGGDREDIIQEGMIGLYKAIRDFKEDRLSSFKAFAELCITRQIITAIKTATRQKHIPLNTSVSLDKPVFDEESDRTLLDVIAGPVLDDPEGLMIHREDFVQMEDEMNKVLSSLEKQVLALYLDGQSYQEISEELNRQVKSVDNALQRIKRKLERYMQIEIVR